GGGAAAAAAGCTGCCATGGTAACAGTATGTAATTCACCTTCTCCAATAAGTCAGCTTCCAACTCAGAGCAAAGGTACTCTGCAAGCTATGGAAATAGTACTGAAAGCTGGTGGATATGATATTATAGGAAGTGTAACTTTAGATGGTGCCGCTTCCAAAAATGAAATTCCTTTAGAAATTCGGGACAAGGCTAAAATGCTTGGAATGGATCTGCAATCATAGATACTTTCCTAACAAAACCTTAATTTAATGGAATGCCTCTATCACTTAATGTGGTTTAATTTTATTCTTATAAGACACAACAAGGACTTACTTTAGTAAGGTAGGTCCTATTTTATTGTGTCTATATCAATAGAATTGTCTAACTTTACCTTTATTATACTATCTCAATATTTATTTATACTTTTACCGCCATATGCACCTTGATTTACAATTAATCATCTCTTCATCAAAATTCATCTTGCTTATATGGGAGTCCAAAGATTTGATGTTTCAGAGACACTGGGTATGGTAGGACTTCATAGTAAAGAGTCGAAACATGTTTTAAAATTTTCCCATAGTGCCTATCGTAAAGGATTCTATTTCAGCAGCAGTGCTTATCTCTGCTTTCCAAACAATTGGTATTACTGTCCTTGCTACAGGTGGAATAGGAATTATTTCCATGAGGATAGGTTTTATAAAAAAATCGGTTCCGTAATTAGTGGAAGCGTCTGCGTCGGGCTTATTGCTATTGGCCCATAGTCTATGGGGAATTGCATCTTTAATTGCTGGTGCCGCAACAATCACCTCTAATACTACAAATATGAAAAAGAATAAAGAAGCAGTTAAAGCAAAATTTTTATCAATGCCCCAAGCAAATAAATTATTCCTACTGAAATCCAAAGGCTTGTCAACATATACCTATGAACAGTGATGTACTCATAAACATAAAATTAATGTAATATGAAATAGGTATACTTGTCCATTAAACTAAAATATATATTTACTTTTTTAATAAAATCAATGAACTATTTTTCTAAATTGAAATCCATGCTATAGGCATATTGTGCATCAAATAATTTTCCATATTTAAATCGATTCGTTGCTGATTCGTAAATCATATATAGTCTATTATCTTTAAAAACAATCCCCTCAGCTTTTGGAAGTATTTCTATTTGTTTAATTAAAACAGACGAATCTAAATAATATAAAGGAATGTTTTTGTTGTAAATAATGAATACTTCGTTGTTTTTATCCAATGCTGTTTTGAAGTCATATACATATAATTGAGATCCTTCAAATATACTAGACGCAGAAAGAACTAGCTTTTGATCCTCTGAAATATTCATTCCTTGAATTCTTCCTTGAATGGATAATGCAAAACTAGGATTATTTTCAACGCCTAAGTCTTTTAAATAATCTAGTTTAAAAGCATACATGAGTGCTTTATTGCTATCTCCAGAAGGTGTTGTGATATGATGTGCTTTATCTGTTGAATATTTAAGATCATGATAATATTCACCAACATATAAATACTCATCTTTAACGGATAGAAAAGTTACATTATTTCCCGTTTCAAATCTTCCACGAATTGCCACATCATTGCCAGACATCATATCCATTAATGAAATAACATAGACTTTACGATCACAGCCAGCAATATAAACAAAATCTTTATATATACTAATTCCACCAGCATGATTTTTAAAGATAGAACCATCCTCAAATACAATATTAATTTGCTTATATTCATGTTCTTTATTAACCGTATAAACTCTTGTTTCGTTATTATTTGAAAGATAACCACTAATTATAAATGAATCATATTCTTTACTATAATCTAATCCTTGAGGAACAAAACTTTCATTTAATCCTGGTACTTCAAATTCCTTTGTAGCCATCCTGTAATAATTTCTATAATGATGTTTAGTCAGTAAAAAAGCGATGATAAGACTAACTATGGAAGACAACAATATTCCTAAAAAAGCCTTAAATATTTTTCTTTGTTTCCTTTGCCTATTTATATCCTTAGTCATACCATCACCCCAATGTCTATATTAATTTTATTCTTACAGCATGTTATTTCTCTTCACTAAAGTAAAATATACTCTCATCAACACCTAGTATAGGTGCAATTATTTTAGATAATTTGATAAATATTTGCGTGGCATGCTCGTTACTGCCGATATGGTTTCTTTCTTTATTATTATTAGCACAAATACACCCTTAAAAATATATCAATGCTTCTTACAGCAAATCCAGTTAACAGGATTAATATACCTCTTATATTTAGCTACAATCTCTTTACCTAAAATAGCACCACCAACCCAAAATATAACTTCACTGGTACCCATCATAGCAGCAGTTATTGCTACTTTTATTTTTGTATCAAAATTTAAAAAAGGAACTATTGGAAGAAGTGCATAAAATACAAAAGACAATACAACTAAACCTATAGCAAATTTTTTAATACCTTTTCTTTTACTTTTAATAACCTTCTTATCGGTTGAATTACTTAAATATTTCTTTAAAATACTACTATATTTTTTTAACAACAGCACATCTGCTAATTTAGGAAACAATGTATTCAGATGAGCAAAAAAACGAGTGGGGACACCACCCATAATATATACTGTTTTCTGACGCTCAATTGCCTTTAACACTTCAGAAGCAACTTGTTCAGTAGAGGAAATTGCTATACCCATCTCTTGCCATATCTTATGATAAGGCTTTTCTGCCACTGTATCTGCTGCATTAGGACAAAAATAAGTAAGAGAAACTTTGCTGCCTTCCTGATAAAGCTCTCTATTCATAGCTTCAATAAAAGAAAATATACCTGCTCTAGTAGCAACATCTACACTATAATAGGGAAAGGCCAGATGTCCATCTGCAAAACCACCCATATGAACAATAGTACTGCCCTTTTCATCTTTCATATAAGGTAGAAATGCCTTTGTCACCAATATAGCTCCCAAGAGATTCGTATCAAGACTCTTTCTTATATCGTAAAATTCATGATCTTCCAATGATTTTCTCACATCATAACCTGTAGCATTTATTACAATATCAATCTTTTCTGACCACTGGCAAGCAAATCCAGCAAGCTCGTCTACTGATTTACCATCTGTAATGTCAGCTACAGCAATATTCACATCTCCTGATAATCTATCAGCTAATACCCTAAGCTTTTCTGCATTTCTCCCTGCCAGTAATAACCTTCCGCCTTCATTGATAAATGCTCCAGCATAGCTTTCCCCAAGACCTCCAGATGCACCTATTATTAGAATAGATTTGCCCTCAAATCTTTTTCTCATAAATATTCCCATTCCTTTCGCTTCGCTCAAGGCACAAAACGTAATGAAAAATGTTGGCTTCAAGCGAGCTTTATTTTATCATTGAGTCATAGGGATTTCGGTATACTACAAATCACGAGGAGGTGAGTGGGCTGTCTGACTTGTCAGATGACCGTATAAATATATGTGTAGATAGCCTTTTCAAGCACAAATAAGTGTGTCTTTGAACACGTAACCTTATCTTTGTTTAAACAATCTCGTTTAAATGCTAGGCTATCAGTCAATGCTGTTTCTCCCTATAATTTTTCAGAATTTGTTAGTTCAGAAAGGAGTCCCTATGGCTTTAAAAATCGTGTACAAAATCTGTTGTGGCATTGATGTCCACAAAACTTTTGTAGCTGCTTGTATTGCATCTACTAATTCTAATGGTGTTACCACCTACAAGAGCCATCGCTTTTCTACCTACACGAAAGGTTTGAAAGAGCTGTTACAATGGCTACTTGATTCCAATTGTAAAGATGTTTGTATGGAATCTACAGGTAAGTACTGGATTCCCGTGTACAATGTCCTTGAAAAAGGTTGTTCCATTGTACTTGCACATCCTAAATACGTTAAAGCTATTCGTGGTAAAAAAACTGATAAGAAAGATGCTAAATGGATTGCTGACCTGTTTAAGCATGATCTTGTTGCCGGCAGCTTTATGCCTCCTGCTGATATTCGCCAGCTTCGTGACTTAATGCGCTATCGTTACAAATTAACCTGCTTTATGTCTAGTGAAAAGAACCGTCTTCAAAACTGTCTCACAGTTTCCAATATTCAATTGGGAAGCGTTGTTTCGGACACTTTTGGTAAAAGTTCTATGAAAATCCTAGATAAGATTCTTGAAGATCCTCTAAATACTTCTTTTGATTTGGAACCTTTAATTCATGGCTCTATGAAAGATAAAATTCCTGAATTGGAGCTCGCCGTGGATGGATACATTTCTCCTGAACAGGCTGGTAAATTAAAGATTATCAAGAAGCATTGTGAGGATTTGGAATCCCGGAAAGCAGAGTTAGAAAAACTGATTCTTGCGCTCGCCAGTCCCTATCAGCAAGAACTCGACCTAATTCTAACTGCTCCATCATTTAAAAATCCTTTCTCTGCAATTGCTGTCATTTCAGAGATTGGTGTAAACATGGAAGCTTTTCCTTCGGCGAAACACTTATGCTCATGGGCAGGATTAACACCTACTAACAATGAAAGTGCAGGGAAGAAAAAATCTGTCCGGGTTTCCAAAGCCGGATGTTTTATAAAGCCGCTCCTTGTACAGTGTGCTACCGCCGTAGTCAAAAGCGAAAAACATCCTGAAATACGTAACCGTTACCTCCGTATAAGGAAACGTCGCGGTCACAAGAAAGCAATCATTGCTATAGCAAGAATGCTTCTAACAGCATTATACAACATGTTGAAAAATAAAGAACCATATAATGCTGATTTATATAAAAAATCTGATGTTTTCCCTATACAACGTGAGATTACTGTGGAGCAGGCAATTTTAATTGCGCAGAATCAAGGTTATAAGATCAAGTCAGCTAGTTGACATTATTGCAACATCTATATTTAATTTTTTTAGTCACCTACGGATGGCTTATTTGTTATGCACTTTTACTCTTGTGACAGTTCATACTTTTATTTTCAACCTTATTACCTCCACTCTATATTTTCCTCCTGTGCAAAGTACTAACACTTTTATATACCTATATAAACTTCTTCATATCAATGAATCTTACTAATCAAGAGTTCGATTTTCCTCTAGCTTAAAAACTATTTTTCCTAATAAATCGTCTACAATACCATACTGGTTATCATCTTTTAATAAGCTTTTTATAAGTAAGTCAAATTTACTATAAAGTTCCTCATCTCCCTCTACAATTTTCTTCCCCTTTTCTGTGAGATTAACATAATAAATTCTCCTATCTTCATCAGATTGTTTCTTCTCTATTAGGTCCATTTTAGTTAATTTTTTAATTATTATAGAAATAGCTGGTTTTGTAAGTCCTAAAGCTTCAGCTATTTCAGAAAAATTGGGCTTTTTTAGATAATAAATAGTAGTTAAATAATAATAATCATTATTACTAAAATTTTTTAGTTCATTTTCTGATAAATGTGTATTTAAATTTTTAATTGACTCTCTCCATAAATAATTAGCTATAAATGCAAAGTTATCTTTAAGCATATAACCCTCCTAAAGCAAATTAGTTAAATAAATTTAATTAAATTTATTTAACTAATTTATCATGTATATATCACTATGTCAAGCTATAACTAATTTTATCTTTTGTAAATTAAGTGCTAATAATTATAATAAATATTTAAAATGTAAATTTAAACTTGGTATCTAATTAGTAAAAACTTTAATTGATTGATGGAGTTAAAAAGATCTATGGAAGAAATTTCAAATATATTAATGTTACTTTTAATGCAGCTAAGTTCACAGAGTGGTCATGAGGGCTATTGGTATGTCCGGAGATCAATTAAAATAAAATGGTTTTAGTTGAAGCCGGAACTTATAGCTTTACCGACTCTTTAACCGAATGCATCTTAGGTACTTTACTGCAAAAGTTCCTAGTTACAAATTTACTTTCCCAAATGCATATTGTATGGGAATTTCCATTAGTATAAACAATTTTAATATTTGCTATTATTTTTATTATAACAGTGCTTTCTGTCATAAATCCATTAAAACGAATGAAAATGAATACAGCCGATTAATCAAAACTTAAACATAAATCTTCAACAATTTATGACTCCTTAGCAAAACTAGAATACCTTATACTTCCTGCAGTAAACAGTACTAAAATCATTAATATGATTATAAATATATTTGGAAAAACTACCGATTTTTCTATACTGTCCATAGCCCAGTAAAATGGGGTAAACTTACCTAAAGCTGTACTTAAATCAGAGTGATTGCTAATACTATAAATGTATAAAAAGAACATAGTCATTGATAACAAAATAGAGATTAAAGAACTTGCTTGGTTGTCCTTAAATATCCTTATTACCATTAAAGATAAACTTATTGATACCATACTCATCAATGCAATATTTATTATTAGCATCCAAAAATTTTGAAAATTATATTTAAAAACAAAGTTCATTATAATAAATGACAATGTATACATAGATACCTGCACTGCTACCATAGAAAGATAAATACTTCCCATTATAGCATAGCCTTTATTTCCTGTAGACAAAAATCTCTCTAATATTTTATCCTTTTTAAGCTTTAATAAATCTACACTTATATTAATTGAATAATTCATAATAAAAAACAGAATCATCAAAATAGGCACAAAGGAATCTGCACTTAATAACCCTTTTTTCATATTATAGTCTACATAAATAATATTTTTATCCAATTCTTTTTGATTCTCTATAATTCTATTCTTTTCTAAAAGCTTTACCTTTAATAGGTTATTTAATTTAGCTTGTAAATTAGCTTCAAAAATCTGAGTACTATTTCCCTTTTCTATTTTATATGCATTTATAGTAGGTTTTATATTATTATCTATACTCTCCGAGAAATTTTCAGGAATTTCATATACTACGGAATAATTATAGTTTTTTAACCCTTCAACAGCTGTTTCTTTACTATAAAATACATTATTAACACCTAAATCACTAGCTAACTGCTTTCCATAATTTCCTCCATCCATATTTATTATTGCAATTTCAATATTTAATCCCTTTTCACTGTTATTAACTAAAAAATTAGTTAAAGCCACACATATTATAGGAAGCAAAAACATAATAGCTATATTTTTATAATCTTTTAAATACCTTTTACTATTGGCAAATACCATTCTAAAAAACATCAATGTTATTCCTCCTCCCATCTGATTTTCACTTTTATAATACTTATGATATATAAAAAGGCAGAAACCATAATCATTATAGCCAAATCTCTCCACAGCTTCTCAAAGGAATTAAATAATATACTGCTTCTATAAACCTGTGAAATTATATTACCTGGTGAAAATTCAGATAAAATTATAAAAACTTTATTTGTTATTCCCTTTAAAGGAATAAAAGCTCCTCCAAATAATATTTGAAAATATAAAATTAAAATCATTAATAAATTTGAATTCTTTTTACCTAAAAAAGTTACTATAAGTCCAGATAAAGTTGTCACTATCAAACTCTGACCAATAAGTATCATAAACAAATACAGAGGATTTACATCTCTAAAAGCTAAACCCGAAAAGGCAAAAGTCAAAATGTATACTGCTCCAAGTATAAAACTATATATAAAAAAACATAAAAGCTCTAAATTAAAGAAAATTTCTTTTGTAATAGGTGTAGACATTAGTCTCTTAAAGGTTCCATTTTCTTTTTCTAAATAGTAACTGCCAACACATCCCATTGCCATAATAGTAATCATAAAAGTGATAAGAGATGCTGCTTGATTTTCATAAGAGCTAAGTATTTTTTTACCTCTTACCATATTAATTTTTAGTGAATTCTCTTTTGAGAAATCATTTATTTCTTTAGCTATATTATTGTATAAATTATCTTTATCTGCTACGTCTAAATTTTCTATTTTATTTCCAACAATCAAATTTTCTGTTACATTCTTCCCATATTGCTCTATAATATTCTTTATTATGAGTTCGTTATCTCTTGATACTCGTTCCTTTTCATCTACAGTAATAGTAACATCTTTAAAGTTCATAAGCTTATTTTCATAGTTCTCTGGTATAGTAATTAAATAATCTCCATCCTTAGTTACATTAAATAGTTTTTGCATTTCATTAGCTTTAAACAATTCTCTAAAAACATGAGAACTACTGCTATCATCCTTATCTACAATAGTTATATTAATCTTGTCTATTTCTGATTCTGTTTTAAAAGAATCCTTTTGAAAATATCCAAGTCCTACAGATAAAATTATTGGAAAAATACAGTACATAAGCAGCACCTGCTTCCAACTGACAATAGTACCCTTAAGGCAGGTAATTATAGTTGCCTTAATTCTCATCATTATCACCTCTAATCCCTTAATTTCTTTCCAGTAAGTGACAGGAAGACTTCCTCTAAAGAGGCTTCCTCCAAATTAAAGCTTATTATTTTTTTATCATTGTCAGCTGCAAGTTTAAGCAAATCTTCAAGAACAAAATTATTTTCATCTATAAGCAAATTTATTGTATCATCAACAATAAAACCGTCCTTAACCCCCTGCAATTTTTTTATCATAAATATAAATTCTTCATTATAATCCTTCACCTTAAATCTTACAGTTCCATGAATATTAGCCATAGATTTAATTTCTTGTTTTGAGCCAGAGGCTATTTCTTTACCAAGATCTAAAATAAATATATCATTACATAGACTTTCAACTTCTTCCATGTAATGAG
This genomic window from Clostridium pasteurianum DSM 525 = ATCC 6013 contains:
- a CDS encoding ABC transporter permease, whose protein sequence is MFFRMVFANSKRYLKDYKNIAIMFLLPIICVALTNFLVNNSEKGLNIEIAIINMDGGNYGKQLASDLGVNNVFYSKETAVEGLKNYNYSVVYEIPENFSESIDNNIKPTINAYKIEKGNSTQIFEANLQAKLNNLLKVKLLEKNRIIENQKELDKNIIYVDYNMKKGLLSADSFVPILMILFFIMNYSINISVDLLKLKKDKILERFLSTGNKGYAIMGSIYLSMVAVQVSMYTLSFIIMNFVFKYNFQNFWMLIINIALMSMVSISLSLMVIRIFKDNQASSLISILLSMTMFFLYIYSISNHSDLSTALGKFTPFYWAMDSIEKSVVFPNIFIIILMILVLFTAGSIRYSSFAKES
- a CDS encoding SDR family NAD(P)-dependent oxidoreductase; amino-acid sequence: MRKRFEGKSILIIGASGGLGESYAGAFINEGGRLLLAGRNAEKLRVLADRLSGDVNIAVADITDGKSVDELAGFACQWSEKIDIVINATGYDVRKSLEDHEFYDIRKSLDTNLLGAILVTKAFLPYMKDEKGSTIVHMGGFADGHLAFPYYSVDVATRAGIFSFIEAMNRELYQEGSKVSLTYFCPNAADTVAEKPYHKIWQEMGIAISSTEQVASEVLKAIERQKTVYIMGGVPTRFFAHLNTLFPKLADVLLLKKYSSILKKYLSNSTDKKVIKSKRKGIKKFAIGLVVLSFVFYALLPIVPFLNFDTKIKVAITAAMMGTSEVIFWVGGAILGKEIVAKYKRYINPVNWICCKKH
- a CDS encoding IS110 family transposase, coding for MALKIVYKICCGIDVHKTFVAACIASTNSNGVTTYKSHRFSTYTKGLKELLQWLLDSNCKDVCMESTGKYWIPVYNVLEKGCSIVLAHPKYVKAIRGKKTDKKDAKWIADLFKHDLVAGSFMPPADIRQLRDLMRYRYKLTCFMSSEKNRLQNCLTVSNIQLGSVVSDTFGKSSMKILDKILEDPLNTSFDLEPLIHGSMKDKIPELELAVDGYISPEQAGKLKIIKKHCEDLESRKAELEKLILALASPYQQELDLILTAPSFKNPFSAIAVISEIGVNMEAFPSAKHLCSWAGLTPTNNESAGKKKSVRVSKAGCFIKPLLVQCATAVVKSEKHPEIRNRYLRIRKRRGHKKAIIAIARMLLTALYNMLKNKEPYNADLYKKSDVFPIQREITVEQAILIAQNQGYKIKSAS
- a CDS encoding ABC transporter permease, whose amino-acid sequence is MMRIKATIITCLKGTIVSWKQVLLMYCIFPIILSVGLGYFQKDSFKTESEIDKINITIVDKDDSSSSHVFRELFKANEMQKLFNVTKDGDYLITIPENYENKLMNFKDVTITVDEKERVSRDNELIIKNIIEQYGKNVTENLIVGNKIENLDVADKDNLYNNIAKEINDFSKENSLKINMVRGKKILSSYENQAASLITFMITIMAMGCVGSYYLEKENGTFKRLMSTPITKEIFFNLELLCFFIYSFILGAVYILTFAFSGLAFRDVNPLYLFMILIGQSLIVTTLSGLIVTFLGKKNSNLLMILILYFQILFGGAFIPLKGITNKVFIILSEFSPGNIISQVYRSSILFNSFEKLWRDLAIMIMVSAFLYIISIIKVKIRWEEE
- a CDS encoding MarR family transcriptional regulator, which translates into the protein MLKDNFAFIANYLWRESIKNLNTHLSENELKNFSNNDYYYLTTIYYLKKPNFSEIAEALGLTKPAISIIIKKLTKMDLIEKKQSDEDRRIYYVNLTEKGKKIVEGDEELYSKFDLLIKSLLKDDNQYGIVDDLLGKIVFKLEENRTLD